From one Takifugu rubripes chromosome 14, fTakRub1.2, whole genome shotgun sequence genomic stretch:
- the cdx4 gene encoding homeobox protein CDX-4: protein MYVGYILDKESGMYHQGPVRRSSINLPPQNFVSTPQYPDFTGYHHVPNMDTHAQSAGSWGSSYGAPREDWGAYSLGPPNTIPAPMSNSSPGQVPYCSPEYSHMHPPGSAALQPPPENVSVAQLSPDRERLSFQWMNKTAQSSSTGKTRTKEKYRVVYTDHQRLELEKEFHFNRYITIRRKSELAVSLGLSERQVKIWFQNRRAKERKLIKKKLGQSDGSGGSVHSDPGSVSPLPVPGSLSPTDVHGSLYPPQGMNPLPSIRNIQQVTVGQ from the exons ATGTATGTTGGATATATTTTGGATAAGGAGAGCGGCATGTATCACCAGGGACCAGTAAGAAGATCAAGCATCAACCTGCCCCCCCAGAACTTTGTTTCAACTCCACAGTATCCTGATTTTACCGGATACCATCATGTGCCGAACATGGATACGCACGCACAGTCTGCGGGGAGTTGGGGGTCTTCGTACGGCGCTCCACGAGAGGATTGGGGTGCATACAGCCTGGGACCACCTAATACTATTCCCGCCCCTATGAGCAACTCATCTCCCGGACAGGTTCCATACTGCTCACCTGAGTACAGTCATATGCACCCTCCAGGATCTGCGGCGCTACAGCCGCCTCCGGAAAACGTCTCTGTTGCGCAACTTTCTCCGGACAGAGAAAGACTTTCTTTCCAGTGGATGAATAAAACTGCGCAATCCTCTTCCACAG GAAAAACAAGAACGAAGGAGAAGTACAGAGTGGTTTATACAGACCACCagaggctggagctggagaaagagtTTCATTTCAACAGATACATCACCATCAGGAGGAAATCTGAACTGGCTGTCAGCCTCGGCCTGTCGGAGAGACAA GTGAAAATCTGGTTCCAGAATCGCAGAGCTAAAGAGAGGAAgctgatcaagaagaagctgggCCAGTCTGATGGCAGCGGCGGGTCAGTGCACAGTGACCCGGGCTCGGTCAGCCCTCTGCCCGTGCCCGGTTCTCTCAGTCCCACGGACGTGCACGGTTCTCTGTACCCTCCCCAGGGGATGAACCCCCTCCCATCTATCAGGAATATACAGCAAGTGACTGTGGGCCAGTGA
- the chic1 gene encoding cysteine-rich hydrophobic domain-containing protein 1 codes for MSVLVANMADFDTIYELEDEEDEHVVSDEHLARYCPEPVVMRGAGYITVFGLSNRFDTEFPSVLTGKVAPEEFKTSISRVNACLKKNLPVNVKWLLCGCLCCCCTVGCSLWPVICLNKRTRRSIHKLLEWENNRLYHKLGLHWKLSKRKCESSNMMEYVILIEFLPKYPIFRPD; via the exons ATGAGCGTCCTAGTAGCCAACATGGCGGACTTTGATACCATTTATGAGTTGGAAGACGAAGAGGATGAGCACGTAGTGAGCGACGAGCACCTGGCCAGATATTGCCCGGAGCCCGTGGTGATGCGAGGGGCCGGCTACATCACAGT GTTTGGACTGAGCAACAGATTTGACACAGAATTCCCTTCTGTTCTCACGGGAAAG GTAGCGCCAGAGGAGTTTAAAACCAGCATCAGCAGAGTCAACGCTTGCCTGAAGAAGAACTTGCCAGTCAATGTGAAGTGGCTCCTCTGCGGCtgtctgtgttgttgctgtacAGTAGGCTGCAGTCTGTGGCCTGTTATCTGTCTCAACAAGAGA ACAAGACGGTCGATTCACAAGCTGCTAGAGTGGGAAAATAACCGGCTATACCACAAg ctGGGGCTTCACTGGAAGCTGagcaaaagaaaatgtgaaagcAGTAATATGATGGAATAC GTGATCCTAATCGAATTCTTGCCCAAATATCCGATATTCCGCCCGGACTGA
- the lnx2b gene encoding ligand of Numb protein X 2b → MAATETKAGSSSGGLSWARVCKECGQQHEGLESHLYEYQDDVDDELMCHICLQPLIRPMDTPCGHTYCFHCLSNFLKEQDFCPVDRQRLQLHQCRPSSLLVKNLLDKLVVICPHSSECQQKMQRCELQPHLHNRCPVFRRLKEEAERRKRPSWNEIKGRKGDGEAPGDAKHSSLPRNPTREAPEPGMINPAFEENEDDNTPLRSSLVAEANVVELYREEPEEELGLRIVGGKDTPLGNIVIQEIVRDSIAARDGRLAPGDHILEVNDVSLGLVPHTRAIVVLRQPSLLRLTVMQEKGFKTRDTRSNHNASSSPSTAPQSSTSPHGSSTSNNNPGTVLQVTLMKSQRSEALGIKLIRKSEESGVFILDLLSGGLAAKDGKLRNNDKVLAINGHDLRHGTPESAAQIIQGSEVRVNFVVMRATESQEEGGRGVRRPEPQYFRRRSEYMKEPPGGFSSQEKTVSLKKEPRQSLGITIAGGRDCRSRLPVYITSVQPVGCLHRDGTIKRGDVLLSINGIDLTQLTYNEAVSVMKAQTAQSQVVLRVIQTLSEDNEEDKEAASMDEMNPADDRDDALNWTPFWTRWLGLPSHLHWCRDIVLQKTNNESWGFSIVGGYEESRGQQPFFIKTIVPGTPAHFDGRLKCGDEIVAVNGATTVGMNNSSLIPMLKLQKNKVTLTVVSWPGTLV, encoded by the exons ATGGCTGCAACAGAAACCAAagctggcagcagctctgggggACTGTCGTGGGCACGCGTCTGTAAGGAGTGTGGGCAGCAGCACGAAGGCCTCGAAAGCCATCTGTACGAATACCAGGACGATGTGGACGATGAACTTATGTGCCACATCTGTCTGCAGCCCCTCATCAGACCCATGGACACCCCGTGCGGTCACACCTATTGCTTCCACTGTCTGAGTAATTTCTTGAAAGAGCAGGACTTCTGCCCAGTGGACCGCCAGAGACTTCAGTTGCACCAGTGCCGTCCTTCCAGCCTGCTGGTCAAGAACCTCCTGGACAAGCTGGTCGTGATCTGCCCCCACAGTTCAGAATGTCAGCAAAAGATGCAGCGCTGTGaactgcagcctcacctgcacAACAG atgTCCTGTTTTTCGACGACTGAAAGAGGAAGCGGAGAGGCGGAAGAGGCCCTCATGGAATGAGATAAAGGGACGCAAAGGGGACGGGGAGGCGCCCGGTGATGCTAAACATTCGTCTCTACCCCGAAATCCCACCAGAGAGGCGCCCGAACCTGGAATGATCAATCCTGcatttgaagaaaatgaagaTG ACAACACTCCGCTGAGGTCCAGTCTCGTGGCCGAGGCCAATGTCGTGGAGCTGTACAGAGAGGAGcctgaagaggagctgggccTCCGCATCGTGGGAGGAAAAGACACACCACTGGGGAACATTGTCATCCAGGAGATCGTCAGGGACTCTATAGCAGCTCGTGATGGCAGACTGGCCCCAGGGGACCATATCTTAGAG gtCAACGATGTCAGTTTGGGTTTGGTCCCCCACACCCGGGCCATAGTGGTACTTCGGCAGCCTTCCCTCCTCAGACTCACCGTTATGCAGGAGAAGGGCTTCAAAACGAGGGACACAAGGTCCAATCACAACGCTTCCTCTAGCCCCTCCACTGCTCCCCAGTCCTCTACCAGTCCACATGGCAGCTCTACCTCCAACAACAACCCTGGGACGGTCCTGCAGGTGACACTAATGAAGAGTCAGCGCTCTGAAGCGCTGGGCATCAAACTCATCCGTAAATCTGAAGAGAGCGGCGTCTTTATCCTGGACCTTCTCTCTGGTGGTTTGGCGGCCAAGGACGGAAAACTGAGAAACAATGATAAGGTTTTGGCCATCAATGGTCACGACCTGAGGCACGGTACGCCTGAAAGCGCTGCCCAGATCATACAG GGGAGTGAGGTACGTGTCAACTTTGTAGTGATGAGAGCCACAGAGTctcaggaggagggaggcaggggagTCCGGAGGCCCGAGCCGCAGTACTTCAGGCGCCGCTCTGAGTACATGAAG GAACCTCCTGGTGGATTTTCCAGCCAGGAGAAGACTGTGAGCCTAAAGAAGGAGCCTCGGCAGTCATTAGGGATCACTATCGCCGGGGGGAGGGACTGTCGCAGCCGCCTGCCTGTTTACATCACCAGTGTGCAGCCAGTTGGCTGTCTTCACAGAGATGGCACCATCAAAAGAG GCGATGTCCTGCTGAGCATCAACGGCATCGATCTGACTCAGCTCACCTACAACGAGGCCGTTTCTGTGATGAAGGCTCAAACGGCTCAGTCCCAGGTGGTACTCCGTGTCATCCAGACCCTCTCTGAGGACAAcgaggaggacaaagaggctGCCAGCATGGACGAAATGAACCCTGCGGACGATCGAGACGACGCCCTCAACTGGACGCCCTTCTGGACTCGCTGGCTGGGCTTGCCGAG TCATCTCCACTGGTGCAGGGACATCGTCTTACAGAAGACCAACAACGAGAGCTGGGGATTTAGCATCGTGGGGGGCTACGAGGAGAGCCGCGGCCAGCAGCCTTTTTTCATCAAAACCATCGTTCCAGGCACGCCTGCGCACTTTGACGGCCGCCTGAA GTGCGGCGATGAGATAGTGGCAGTGAACGGCGCCACGACGGTGGGAATGAACAACTCTTCCCTCATCCCCAtgttgaagctgcagaagaATAAAGTCACGCTGACTGTGGTTTCCTGGCCGGGAACTCTTGTGTAG